A window of Rhodothermus sp. genomic DNA:
CAGGACGGCCTGCAGGCTGGCGAGCCGCCACGCCTGCTGGGTTTTCGCGTGATCGTGAACAACACGATGCCGCAAATGTCGGCCAGCGCGAAGTCGATCGTCTTTGGTGACTTCTCGAAGTATATCTTGCGAGAGGTCGGGCAGGGGCTGGTCGTCCGTCGCCTGGACGAGCGGTACGCCGAGTACCTGCAGACGGCGCTGCTCGGCTTTGCCCGATATGACGGTCGGGTGTTGCAGCCGGCAGCGTTCGCTGTCTACCAGAACTCGGCCACTTAATACTGCTTTGGCTTCTTCCCGGAGCGGGCTGTTGCCGCAGCTCGCGGATTGCCCCGGCCCGGGCGAAAAGCCCGGGTCGGGGTTTTTTTGGCCTGCCCGGGCGGTCGTTTTCCCGCACTGCTGCGGGATGCGCCTGAGCGGACGTTTCCAAGCTCTGAAGCTAAACTGCAGGGGCTCCGGGGAGAGTCGCAGAAGGGCCCAGGCGATGCAATCCTGATGCAACGGCTTCTGAAGCCAGACTGCAGGGGCCGGAGGTGGCATTTGGGTGGCGTTTGGGTGGCAATGTGGTCGGGGTAATTGCCACCCGCAAAATCGTCGATTTTGGGCGATTCAGGCCGATTTTTTGGGGTGGGTGGCAAAGGTGGCATTTGTTTCGGAAAATTTTGGAACGTGCTATCCGCGGCGGCCGGACTTCCGGACCTGCTGGCCCTTTCCGCCCGGACTAAGACGTCAGCAGCGGTTGGATGCAGAAGGGCGTAGCATTGCCTGCTGGCCCTTTCCGCCCGGACTAAGACAGCGGTAAGCTCCAACACCCGACAGCGCAGGGATTGCAGGCCATCACCATTAAGGGTGCCAGTATTAAGGGTGCCAGCGTGCAGTTGGCACTCTAAATCCCGCTCAAAATCTTCGATTTTGGGCGATTTTCTGGGCCATTCGAATTAAGGGTGCCAAATGCGGCTGTTTGGCACCCTAAATGATGATCCCCTAAATCAGACGAGCTCGAACCGCCCTCGGAGCCGCTCGAAGTGTGATCGGGCGTCGAAGCCGTCGAGCAGCGCGGCAAGACGGCGCTCCATGTGCTCGAGGCGGCTGTAATTTTCCGGATGGGCCCGGAGCCGGCTTTCTATGCGCCGAAGTTGCCGGCGCACAGCCCGGGGTGGCCTATGGGGAAGGTTGCGCGTAATCAGGTAAAAAGCCAGGTGCCGGTCAGGGAGACGCATTACTTTTCGAGCCCTGCGCAGGACCACGCTTCCTGCCCTTCCAGGTCCCACCAGGCGGGGGTGACGATTAGCGCTGATCCGTCCTGGAATCTCCACCTGCAGAGCCCGTCCGATCGTCTTTGAAGCTCCCCGCCAAACTTTCGAGCGAGTTCATCGAGGGAGCCTGCCGGGCACTCGAAGGTCAATCCGTCATCGCCCAGCAGCTTTGCAATGAATTCGGCTGTTTTCATGGGCTGGCCCTCTGTTTCAAGGGTTCGTCTGGGGCTTTTCTCTGAAGGAAAAGACACCGGGATTGGTCATTTGAACATGAAGTTTTTGTAAATAAAAATCTAAGTTTAGAAATAATGGCCTGACTTTGTTGTACTTTATGTTATATCTCGTTTTTCTCAAAGATGTGAAAAACAATAAGTTAAGGCGGCCCTTCGTGCCCACGGCAGGACTCGAACCTGCGACCAACGGCTTAGGAAGCCGCTGCTCTATCCAACTGAGCTACGTGGGCAGTAGGTCGGGAAGTTAATAGCAGCGCATGCTTCTGTACAACCTTAAGGAAAAGTTCGTTCCTTCATCTACAGAAAAAGTCGGGAAGTTAATAGCAGCGCATGCTTCTGTACAACGCTATGGTGGGCGCAAGGCTCCGGAAAAAGGCAATGCGTTTGACAGGACAGATAAGGGTGACCACTGCGTTTGCATGTGTATATGTATTACAGAGCCTGTGTTTTTTGCAGATACTCTAAAAACACTTCAGGGAGGGGAGGACCGTAACATGCTTCATTTTTCATTTGCACGGATCAACACGTCGGGCCAGCCTGTTCGGCGTCTGGTGCTATGGTTGGTACTGGTGATCCTCCAGGGTGGGCTGCCGGTTGTGGTTGGGGCGCAGTGTCTTACCTGGAGGAGCACCCTGGGGGGCAAGGTTAACCGAGATAGCGTTTCGGTGGATGGTTCGATAGTGGTGGTAATCCTGCAGCACAATGTGGCGGCCGTCCGGCTGGTGAAAGGCTATTTCGCCGTGATTGTTGGCGGTCTGGATTGAGCAAGTTCGATGATCGAAGAGACTACTACAAAGGAGAGCAAAGCCATGTATATAAGGACCTTGGTGTTAATTTTCTTTACAGGACTTTGCGTGCATTTGCCCTTGTCGGCGCAGCAGATCAGCCGCAGTGTCCTAAGTAGTGGCGGTGCCACGATTTCGAATGGGGCGCTTATCCTCAAAAGTACAGTAGGGCAGGCGGTCATCGGGACAGCAACCAATGCCGAGCGTCAGCAGAAGCTTGGCTACTGGCAAAGGGCGGGCGGTCTAATCACCGGCGTGGATCGGATTTTCGATGGGTTGTCTGATCGGTTTCGCTTGAAGCAAAATTATCCCAATCCTTTTAATTCGGTGACCACCATTCGTTTTACGGTGCCCCGGCAGACGCATGTGTCGCTGGTTCTGTTTGATTTGATGGGGCGGCAGGTGGCTACGCTTGTGGATGAAGAACTGGCTGCTGGTGAGTACCAGGTGCGGCTGGAGGCATCACACCTGACCAGCGGGGTTTATTTCTATCGCATGTTAGCAGGAGCGTTTATGCAGATTCGAAAACTTACCGTGCTAAAATAGAATTAGGTAGAGTGAAATGAACAAAATAATGTTATATTTAATAACAGAAATAGAGGGGTAATATGATGAAAATATTTTGTTTCATCGTTGGCGTTATGCTGACTGCGGTTTCAGCAGTCCTGGGGCAGGTTCCCCGGACCATGAGTTATCAGGGGGTATTGACTGATTCCGAGGGCAATCCGGTGCCAGACGGAAACTACAATTTTCTTTTCAAGATTTATCTTCAGGCAAGTGGTGGGGATGCTATCTGGGAAGAGTCGCAGGTAGTAGTTGTTAGCGGTGGCCTGTTTGATGCCGTTCTGGGACTGGTCAGTCCGCTGGATCTGCCTTTCGATAGGCCTTATTATCTGGGCTTAAGTGTGGATGGGGGGAGTGAAATGAGTCCGCGCATTCCGCTGAGCGCTTCACCTTACAGTTTGACGGCGCGTACGGTGGCGGATAGTGTGGTGACTGGAGCGAAGATTGCCGATGGTCAGGTGGTGCGCAGTGTGAATGGGCTCACTGACAAGGTAATTCTGGAAGCCGAAGGAGGAGCCACCATCACCATTCGCGGTGATACCATTGTGATTAACGCAGGTAGCGGTACAGGTCCGGGTACCTGGAGTCTCACCGGCAACGCTGGTACCAATCCAGCCACCCACTTTCTGGGCACCACCGACAACCAGGCCTTGGAGGTGCGGGTAAACAACCAGCGGGCCCTGCGGATTGAGCCGGGCGATAGCCCCAACCTCGTCGGCGGTTACAGCGGCAACAGCGTCGCAGATGGTGCGGTGGGTGCCACCATTGCGGGGGGTGGTGCCAGTGGAGAGACCCATAGAGTCTTTGACAACTATGGCACAGTGAGCGGTGGACTGCGAAACCGCGCCGGCAGCGAGGATGGTGATCCGACGGATGCACCCTATGCTACCGTAGCAGGAGGCCGGTTGAATATCGCCAGCGGCGGCAGAGCCACTGTGGGTGGCGGCGGGAGTAATACAGCCAGCGGCGACTACGCCACCGTAAGTGGCGGTCAGAACAACACCGCCAGCGGCAGCAGGGCCACCGTGGGCGGCGGCTGGTACAACCAGGTCACGGCTCGCTACGGCACCATCGCCGGCGGTGGACCTTCTAACACGGATGACCCGACCAACACCAACAACCGCGTGCTGGACGACTACGGTACCATCGGCGGCGGAGGAAACAACCAAGCCGGCAGCGATGATGGCGATGCGACCACTGCACCGTACGCTACCGTGGGCGGAGGAGGCAGCAACACCGCCAGCGGCCTCTATGCCACCGTGGGCGGGGGCTTGAGCAACACCGCCAGCGACGGCAGCGCCACAGTGGGTGGGGGCTTCGGCAACGGCGCCCACGGTCGCTACGCCACCGTGGGCGGAGGCGACTCCAACTTTGCCACCGGCTATGCCGCCACCGTGCCTGGCGGCTACAACAACGGCGCCGCCGGCAGCTACAGTTTCGCCGCCGGCCGGCAGGCCAGGGCCAACCACGACGGCACCTTCGTCTGGGCTGACGACACCTTTGCCTTTTTCGAATCTACGGGCACTAACCAGTTTCTGGTGCGCGCTGGCGGCGGCGTAGGTCTGGGCACCAACAGCCCGCAGGCGCAACTGCACGTGCAGGAAGCCATCAACGCCTCCGCCACGCTGGCTAATCACGTGGCCATCATCGAAAACAATGCCCCCACTACCGGCAACGGCCCCGACGTGCTGGCCCTCAAGACCTCCGCCATCGGCAACCCCGGCGCCAGCACCAACTTTATCACCTTCTTCGATGGGAACGACAACAGTCTGGGTGCCATTCAGGGAGATGGCAACGGTGGAGTAACCCTGGCCGGACCAGGCAACGACTACGCCGAATGGCTGCCCCTCCGCTACCCCGCCGAATCGGTGCAGGCGGGGGACATCGTGGCTTGGACGCCTCAGGGCATCACCCTGCGCACTGGTGAGGCGCTGCGCCTGATGGTGGTGAGTACCCAGCCTATCGTAGCCGGCAACGTTCCGATGGATGCGGATCGCTCCGACTGGGCGCCGGTGGCCTTTGTGGGGCAGGCGTGGGTGAAAGTGCGCGGTCCGGTGCAGGCCGGGGATTTCATTCTGCCTTCCGGTAAGAACGACGGTAGTGGGGTGGCTGTATCGCCGGAGGCGTTGCGGGTTGACCAGGTGGGGCAGGTGGTCGGTCGGGTGCTGGAGAACGCCGAGGGTGCGGGCTTCCACCGGGTGAAGGTGCTGGTAGGGCTGCCGCACAACGACATTCTCCAGGTGCTGTTGCTCCAGCGAGACGCCAGACTGGCGCAGCAGCAGGCACGGCTTGATGTATTGGAAGCCGAGAATGCCCAACTTCGCGTCCAGATGCGCAACCTCGAAGCTCGGCTGGAAGCGCTGGAGCAGAAAACGCCGGGGCATGCCACGTCTGCCGCTGTGGGTCAGAAGTAGGTGGCGAGTTGTCCCATTGAGTGGCGCGTTGTTCTCCTGTAGAACGGTACGGAGTGGTCCCTTGCTTTTGAAGGGCCAGGATGCGTTTTTTGCAGTCAAATGATTAACAGACTCGTACCGGTTCGTGAGCGTAGCGACCTGTCCGCGTCGTACGATCTGGGCATGGGCCCTGTATGACTTTGCCAATTCATCTTTTACCACGCTGGTCGTTACGTTTGTCTATGCAGCATACTTTACACAGGCGATCGCGCCCGATCCGATTTCGGGAACGGCCCTCTGGTCACAGGCTGTAACGGCGAGTGGGGTGATTGTGGCGCTGCTGTCTCCATTTCTGGGCGCACTGGCCGATCAGGGGGGATATCGCAAACGTTTTCTGCTGGCTGTTACGGTGCTGTGCGTGCTGGCCACCGCTGCGCTTTATTTTCCAACGTCCGGCCAGGTGCTGGAGGCGCTTGTGCTGTTTACCATAGCTAATGTAGCCTTCGAGCTGGGCAACGTTTTTTATAATGCCTTTCTGCCCGACATTGCGCCACCTGCTCGAATCGGTCGGGTGTCGGGTTACGGCTGGGCGCTGGGCTATGTGGGGGGGCTGCTCTGTCTGGTGGTAGCGCTGTTCGCGTTGATTCAGGCAGAAACTCCGTTGCTGGGCTTTTCCCGCGAAGGGCAGGAAAACGTGCGGGCAGCCAACCTGCTTGTAGCGCTCTGGTATGGCCTGTTTAGCCTGCCGCTGTTTCTATGGGTTTCGGAGCGACGGCCGGCTGTTCGTCCCGATGTGCGAACGATCTTCCGGCAGGCTACGCGTCAGCTGGTCGATACGTTTCGGGAAGTGCGGCGTTACCGGCAGGTGGTGCGATTGCTGCTGGCCCGGTTGCTCTATAACGATGGGTTGCTGACGATTTTTTCCTTCGGAGGTATCTATGCGGCAGGGACGTTCGGCTTTGAGGCAGATGAGCTGATCGTGTTCGGGATCGTGATCAACGTGGCGGCCGGGCTGGGCGCCTGGCTGTTTGGCTTTGTGGACGACTGGCTGGGCGGCAAGCGTACGCTCATGCTGAGCCTGCTGGGGCTCTCGGTCGCCAGCCTGATGGCTGTGCTGACTACCAGTCGCACCCTCTTCTGGGGAGCGGCGCTGCTCATCGGAATCTGCGCCGGTCCTAACCAGTCGGCCAGTCGCTCGTTGCTGGGGCGTTTTACGCCAGTAAACAAACGCAATGAGTTTTATGGTTTTTTTGCGTTTTCGGGGAAGGCTACCGCCTTTCTCGGGCCATTGCTATTAGGACTGTTTACGGAATGGGCGGGCAGTCAGCGGGTAGGTGTAGGCTCCGTATTGCTATTTTTCCTGACGGGTATGCTGTTGCTGGTGTGGGTTGATGAAGATGAAGGAGTGCGGGTGGCGCGTGCGGCGGACGCAGAGGGAACCTGAAGTGTCTTTCCGGCAAACAAGCGGCCCTGTCCTGCAGCATAAACTCGTAGAAGACGATGCCGGCCACTACGTTTCCAACCATTCGCGAAATTACCGAGGCACTGGAGGCCTGGGCGCCGCCAGGATCGGCCCAATCGTACGACAATGTAGGCCTGCAGGTAGGTGATCCGGAGCGGACGGTGCGGCGGGCCCTGCTGGCGCTCGATATGACACCGGCCGTCTTTGAGGAGGCCCGGGCACTTGGCGCCGAGTTGATCATCACCCATCATCCGCTACTTTTTCGACCGCTGCGACAGCTTACGCCGGGCAATCTGGTGGCCTCGCTGGCACTTCGGCTGGCGGAGTCCGGGATTGCGCTTTACAGCATCCACACCAACCTGGACGCAGCGCCGGGTGGCGTATCGTTTGCGCTGGCCACGCATCTGGGCCTGCAGGACGTACAGTTCCTGCAGAAGATGGAGCAGGCCCTCTATAAGCTGGTAACGTTTGTGCCAGCGTCGCATTTTGAACAGGTACGTGAAGCCCTGGCCGAGGCCGGGGCCGGGCGCATCGGCAACTATGAGGCATGCGCGTTTGCCACGCGGGGTACCGGGTATTTCCGCCCCGGTGATATGGCCCGGCCGTTTATTGGTGAGCCGGGCAAGCTGGAATCGGCCGAGGAGTTGCGTCTGGAGGTAGAGGTTGCCCGATGGGACCTGCCGCGGGTGCTGGCGGCTATGCGGATGGCCCACCCCTACGAAGAAATTGCTTATGACGTATATCCAGTTGAGCAACCGTATACGCGAGCCGGACTGGGTGCAATCGGACGGCTCGAAAAGCCCGAGCCCTTACGCGCTTTTCTGCAACGCGTCTCCGAGCGGCTGCAGACTGAGACTCTGCGATACGTTGGGGATTTAGAAGCGCCCGTCGAGACGGTGGCGGTCTGCGGGGGGGCGGGGGGCGATCTGATCGGACGTGCACTGGCGGCCGGCGCTGATGTGTATGTAACGGCCGATCTGACCTACCATCGCTTCTTTGAGGTGCTGGACGACGACGGGCGTCCCCGGATGGCACTCGTCGATGCCGGCCATTATGAAACCGAAGCGCTGACCGAAGCGCTACTGGAAAAATGGTTGCAACAACGTTTTCCGACCGTCAGCTGGCAATGTACTGCGGGGCGCACATCACCCGTGCGCACGTTTATCCGGAAGGTCTGAGCTGGAGCTTTGCGTAAAGTACATCAAACTTTAGCCTGAAGCGGGCGTTCTTAGACGATAGGTGAACCCTCAAAGTCATCAAGCTGGAGATCGCTTATGCCCACCACGATGCCGGAGTCGGCCACCGTTGCTGAGCAGCTGCGGGCGCTGGTTCGATTGCAGTTGATCGATACCCGGATCGATCAGCTGGAGAAGCTGCGGGGCGATCTACCTGAAGAGATTCGGGATCTGGAGGATGAGAAAGCTGGCTTGGAGACGCGGCTGGAGAAGTATAAGCGGGAAATCAAGCAACATGAGGTGGAACGCCGGAAGGCGCGACTGGACATCGAAGAGGCGGAGATGCTGATCAAGCGCTACGAGGAGCAGCAGCTCCATGTGCGCAACAACCGCGAGTATGACGCGCTAACCAAGGAGATCGAAGCCCAACGGCAGCGGATTGAAGCGGCCCGGGCACGTCTGGAGGAAATGGAACGCCTCTCTGAAGAGCGGGCTACGGCCATTCAGGAAGCAGAGGCTCGCCTGAAAGAGCTGGAGGAGCTGCTCAGCGCCAAGCGTGCCGAGCTGCAGGAAGTGCTGGAGGATACCCGACATGAGATGGAGCAGTTGCAGGCCCTGCGGGCTGAGGCCGAAAAGGCAGTCGAGTCGCGTTACCTGCGGGCCTACAAGCGGCTGCGCGCACGTTACCGGGACGGCCGGGCTGTGGTGCCGCTGGAGCGGGGGGCAGCAGCCGGTTACGCGGTGCCGCCGCAGCAGCAGGTGGAAATTCGCCAGCGCAAGCGCATCATTGCCTGTGAACACACCGGGCGCATCATTGTCGATAACGAACTGTTTCAGGAGGTCAGCCAGGAGCTGGGCTTTGCGAACGGCAGTGCGGGATCTTCTTAACGCGGCGTTGCATTTATCAGAAAACGGTGCGCTGGCTGGACCATCGCGTCGCCCGTCTCCTGTAAGGCGCGGCGGCGAGGAAAGTCCGAACACCACAGGGCACCCCGCCTCCTAACAGGAGGGCACCGTTCGGGTAACCGGGCGGTGACGGAAAGTGCCACAGAGAGCAGACCGGCCGATGGTCTCGCTTCGGCGAGACACAGGCAAAGGGTGAAAGGGTGGGGTAAGAGCCCACCAGCGTCGCTGGTAACAGCGGCGGCTGGCAAACCCCGGGGGGTGCAAGGCCAAGCAGCGCCGCACCGCCGTAAGGGCGGATAAGGTGGCCCGCTGAAAGCGTCGCCTTCGGGCGATGCGGCGGCGCGGGTAGGCCGCTTGAGGCTGCCGGTGACGGCAGTCCCAGATAAATGATGGTCTCCCCGGAAGTGGCACGGCGGCCGTCGCTCCGGGCAGACAGAATTCGGCTTACAGGCCAGCGCACGCCGCCACGTTGAAAAACGAGGGGCTGTCCACAGGGACAGCCCCTCGCCTTTTTGAAACGGCATTGCGGCGTCTGCTCAATTCGGATTGCGCTGCTGATTGTCCGACGGTGCGGGCGCTTCAGGAGGAGCAGTAGCCGGTTGCTCGGCTGGAGGTAGCATAGGCTGGACCTGCTCCTGCTGGGCACGTTGCTGGATGATGCTTTCGCGACGCTCGGTGGTATCGATCGTAAAGTTCGTGAGGATACACAACACGATGAAAAGCACAGCCAGCGTCCACGTGGTTTTCTCTAGAATGTCTGGAGCCTGGCGGGCTCCCAGCACCTGCTGCGCACCACCTGCCGCAATCCCGGCCAACCCTCCACCTCGTCCGCTTTGTAGCAGTACTACCGGCACCAGCAGGATCGCTATCAGCGTAATGAGAATGATGAGAAACGTAAACATGAGGGCCTATGTAAGGTTGAAACCATTACAACTGGCGTTACAAAGATACGGCCACCGGGGCAGATTATCCAACCGCCTCTTCGTTTTTTTGAAGAAAGGCTTCGGCCAGGAGCAGAGCTGCTGTTGATTTCATGTCAGCGATTTCACCATGCCGGGCTTTTTGCAAGGCTTCCTGCAGGGGCATGCGCACTACGTCGAGCCATTCACCTTCGGCCAGTTGCTGCTGACCGGCTTCCAGGTCGCGTGCCAGGTAAAAGTGAATGATTTCATTGCTGTACCCGATGCAGGGATAGAGGGAGGCCAGATAAATGAGGGTGCGTGCCCGCCAGCCGGTCTCTTCTTCCAGCTCACGCCGTGCGACAGCTTCGGGAGCTTCACCGGGTTGATCAAGCTTGCCCGCCGGTACCTCCAGAAAAAAACGATGGGGAGGATAGCGAAATTGCCGTACCAGCAGCGTGGTGCCGTCCGGAAATAGCGGTACAACCGCTGCGGCACCTGGATGATCGATCCATTCGCGCACCGAACGGCGACCGTCTGGTAAAGCGACCTCATCCCGATACACTTTGAGCAGGCGGCCGTTAAAGACCTGCTCGGACTTCAGCATCTGTTCCTGCGCGTCTGCCATAGGGGACGCCTCCTGATTGAAACGTAAGGACAGGGCAAGTTAAGGCAAGCTGGCCAACAGTGCACGCGTCTCAAACCCCTTTCTTCAAAAACTAAGCAACTGTGACGGCCGTACCGCTCACGCTGACCATGAGCATATTGCCACTGCCAGTCGAGAGGGTTTCGTAGTCAATGTCGATGCCTACGATAGCATTGGCGCCGAGCTGACGGGCCTGTTCTTCCATCTCGGCAAAAGCCATTTCCCGTGCTTTACGTAGTTCTTTTTCGTAGGCCCCCGAGCGTCCTCCGATGATATCGCGAATGCTGGCAAATAGATCACGAAAAATATTGGCGCCCAGGATGGCTTCACCCGTGACGATACCGTGATACGCTGTGATGCGTCGGCCTTCGATGACAGGGGTGGTGCTTTTCAGCATGGCGAGTATGCGGTCTGGTTAGTAGGGGTCTCTAAAATTATGTATCGGTGCAGATCACAAAAGCACTGGC
This region includes:
- a CDS encoding Nif3-like dinuclear metal center hexameric protein codes for the protein MPATTFPTIREITEALEAWAPPGSAQSYDNVGLQVGDPERTVRRALLALDMTPAVFEEARALGAELIITHHPLLFRPLRQLTPGNLVASLALRLAESGIALYSIHTNLDAAPGGVSFALATHLGLQDVQFLQKMEQALYKLVTFVPASHFEQVREALAEAGAGRIGNYEACAFATRGTGYFRPGDMARPFIGEPGKLESAEELRLEVEVARWDLPRVLAAMRMAHPYEEIAYDVYPVEQPYTRAGLGAIGRLEKPEPLRAFLQRVSERLQTETLRYVGDLEAPVETVAVCGGAGGDLIGRALAAGADVYVTADLTYHRFFEVLDDDGRPRMALVDAGHYETEALTEALLEKWLQQRFPTVSWQCTAGRTSPVRTFIRKV
- a CDS encoding T9SS type A sorting domain-containing protein; amino-acid sequence: MIEETTTKESKAMYIRTLVLIFFTGLCVHLPLSAQQISRSVLSSGGATISNGALILKSTVGQAVIGTATNAERQQKLGYWQRAGGLITGVDRIFDGLSDRFRLKQNYPNPFNSVTTIRFTVPRQTHVSLVLFDLMGRQVATLVDEELAAGEYQVRLEASHLTSGVYFYRMLAGAFMQIRKLTVLK
- a CDS encoding NUDIX hydrolase, translated to MADAQEQMLKSEQVFNGRLLKVYRDEVALPDGRRSVREWIDHPGAAAVVPLFPDGTTLLVRQFRYPPHRFFLEVPAGKLDQPGEAPEAVARRELEEETGWRARTLIYLASLYPCIGYSNEIIHFYLARDLEAGQQQLAEGEWLDVVRMPLQEALQKARHGEIADMKSTAALLLAEAFLQKNEEAVG
- the secG gene encoding preprotein translocase subunit SecG, whose protein sequence is MFTFLIILITLIAILLVPVVLLQSGRGGGLAGIAAGGAQQVLGARQAPDILEKTTWTLAVLFIVLCILTNFTIDTTERRESIIQQRAQQEQVQPMLPPAEQPATAPPEAPAPSDNQQRNPN
- a CDS encoding heavy metal-binding domain-containing protein translates to MLKSTTPVIEGRRITAYHGIVTGEAILGANIFRDLFASIRDIIGGRSGAYEKELRKAREMAFAEMEEQARQLGANAIVGIDIDYETLSTGSGNMLMVSVSGTAVTVA
- a CDS encoding MFS transporter; the protein is MSVATCPRRTIWAWALYDFANSSFTTLVVTFVYAAYFTQAIAPDPISGTALWSQAVTASGVIVALLSPFLGALADQGGYRKRFLLAVTVLCVLATAALYFPTSGQVLEALVLFTIANVAFELGNVFYNAFLPDIAPPARIGRVSGYGWALGYVGGLLCLVVALFALIQAETPLLGFSREGQENVRAANLLVALWYGLFSLPLFLWVSERRPAVRPDVRTIFRQATRQLVDTFREVRRYRQVVRLLLARLLYNDGLLTIFSFGGIYAAGTFGFEADELIVFGIVINVAAGLGAWLFGFVDDWLGGKRTLMLSLLGLSVASLMAVLTTSRTLFWGAALLIGICAGPNQSASRSLLGRFTPVNKRNEFYGFFAFSGKATAFLGPLLLGLFTEWAGSQRVGVGSVLLFFLTGMLLLVWVDEDEGVRVARAADAEGT